In Lotus japonicus ecotype B-129 chromosome 5, LjGifu_v1.2, one genomic interval encodes:
- the LOC130719059 gene encoding uncharacterized protein LOC130719059, whose protein sequence is MNPLVVVSNIVGIANDLRRCSSTSSDVTLPSPRLVRWSPRDQNRSDFGQWFGGFYGFKDDPHILHLELLAIFHGLSMAWDRGARDVECQSDSLDAVTLVNSAPPSRHMYASLIWDIKDLLGHEWQVVVLHTLREGNVCADFLAKFGASRDRSIVAIDHPLDEMSMLLLADALGVSSVRP, encoded by the exons ATGAACCCGCTTGTGGTGGTGTCGAATATTGTAGGGATTGCAAATGATCTCCGGCGCTGCTCTAGTACCTCCTCTGATGTTACTCTGCCTTCACCCAGGCTTGTGCGTTGGTCCCCTCGTGATCAGAACAG GAGTGACTTTGGCCAATGGTTTGGTGGCTTCTATGGTTTCAAAGATGACCCTCATATCTTGCATCTTGAGTTGCTCGCCATCTTTCATGGTTTAAGCATGGCTTGGGATCGTGGTGCCCGCGATGTGGAGTGTCAATCAGACTCTCTTGATGCAGTTACCCTTGTGAATTCTGCTCCTCCGTCGAGGCACATGTACGCTTCTCTAATATGGGATATTAAGGACTTATTGGGTCATGAGTGGCAAGTGGTTGTGTTACATACGCTCAGGGAGGGGAATGTCTGTGCTGACTTTCTAGCAAAGTTTGGAGCCTCTCGGGATAGGAGCATTGTGGCTATTGATCACCCCCTTGATGAGATGAGTATGTTATTATTGGCGGATGCTCTGGGTGTCTCATCTGTGAGGCCTTAG
- the LOC130720197 gene encoding uncharacterized protein LOC130720197 — MAKAVIVGGSIAGISTAHALILAGWDVLVLEKTTSPPSGTPTGAGLGLNPLSQQIIQSWLPHPQLLHNTTLPLTIDQNQVTDSEKKISLPLTRDESFNFRAAHWADLHGLLYKALPPNVILWGHLFLSFDTANNDKGSVIIKAKVLKTGEVIEIVGDLLVAADGCLSSIRQRYLPDFKLRYSGYCAWRGVLDFSKNEDSETIMGIQRAYPDLGKCLYFDLASGTHCVFYELQNKKLNWIWYVNQPEPEVKGASVTMKVSSDMIQNMHEEADKVWIPELVKVIKETKDPFLNFIYDSDPLEKIFWDNVVLVGDAAHPTTPHCLRSTNMSILDAAVLGKCLEKWGAEKVESSLEEYQFNRLPVTSEQVLHARRLGRVKQGLVVPDREPFDPKSATPEDSKEELLQRNTPFFNDVPLLAPASIPTSI, encoded by the exons ATGGCAAAGGCAGTGATTGTAGGGGGTAGCATAGCTGGTATTTCAACTGCACATGCTCTTATCTTAGCTGGTTGGGATGTCCTAGTGCTTGAGAAAACCACATCACCTCCATCTGGGACTCCCACTGGTGCAGGTCTTGGGCTCAACCCTCTATCTCAACAAATCATTCAATCATGGCTTCCACACCCACAACTCCTGCACAACACCACTTTGCCATTAACTATTGATCAG AACCAGGTAACTGATAGTGAGAAGAAGATTAGCTTGCCATTGACAAGAGATGAGAGTTTCAACTTCAGAGCAGCACATTGGGCTGATCTGCATGGCCTTCTGTATAAGGCACTGCCTCCAAATGTAATTTTATGGGGtcatctttttctctcttttgatACTGCAAATAATGACAAGGGCTCTGTCATAATAAAGGCTAAAGTTCTGAAAACTGGTGAGGTCATTGAGATAGTTGGGGATTTGCTTGTCGCAGCAGATGGTTGTCTCTCTTCCATCCGGCAGAGATATCTACCGGATTTTAAACTGAG ATATTCAGGCTATTGTGCTTGGAGAGGGGTActtgatttttcaaaaaatgaggATTCAGAAACCATCATGGGTATCCAAAGGGCATACCCTGATTTAGGAAAATGCTTGTACTTTGACTTGGCCTCAGGTACACACTGTGTGTTCTATGAGCTTCAAAACAAAAAGCTTAATTGGATTTGGTATGTGAATCAGCCAGAGCCTGAAGTAAAG GGAGCCTCAGTGACAATGAAAGTGAGTAGTGACATGATCCAGAATATGCACGAAGAAGCCGATAAAGTATGGATTCCTGAGTTAGTAAAGGTCATCAAAGAAACAAAGGACCCTTTCTTAAATTTCATATATGACAGTGATCCCTTAGAGAAGATCTTTTGGGATAATGTGGTGTTGGTAGGTGATGCAGCTCACCCCACAACTCCTCACTGCCTTAGAAGCACAAACATGTCAATACTTGATGCTGCAGTGTTAGGCAAGTGTCTCGAGAAGTGGGGGGCAGAAAAGGTGGAATCATCTTTAGAAGAGTATCAGTTCAATAGGCTTCCAGTTACTTCTGAGCAAGTTCTGCATGCAAGGCGTCTTGGCCGTGTAAAACAAGGTCTGGTCGTCCCTGATCGAGAACCTTTTGACCCCAAGTCAGCCACACCAGAGGATAGCAAGGAGGAGCTTCTACAAAGGAACACACCTTTTTTCAATGATGTGCCTTTGCTTGCACCTGCTTCAATTCCAACCTCCATTTGA
- the LOC130719058 gene encoding putative F-box protein PP2-B12 — protein MELPEGCIADILCRTTPLDVARISVISKIFSSAADSNTIWEHFLPSDYRSIISMSPSLANAPSKKAIYLALSDHPIIIDQGKKSFQLDRKSGKKCYMLAARSLYISSGDDEHYCHWVTLPESRFGEVAMLKVASRSVICGKINTVDLSPNTQYASFLVFKLINAHGFHCKPMLLWINISGGPICSKAVCLDLRSKGRDNIFKFRNVRSDGLLEIEIGEFFNSGLEDGEVEMRVMMIKGNGSFYLEGIEVRPKILIT, from the exons atggAATTGCCGGAAGGATGCATCGCTGATATACTGTGTCGCACTACTCCGTTGGATGTCGCCAGGATCTCAGTCATTTCTAAGATCTTCTCCTCTGCCGCTGATTCTAATACCATTTGGGAACATTTTCTCCCTTCTGATTATCGTTCCATCATTTCCATGTCTCCTTCCTTGGCCAATGCTCCTTCAAAAAAAGCCATATATCTCGCTCTCTCTGATCACCCTATCATCATTGACCAGGGTAAAAAG AGCTTTCAATTGGACAGGAAGAGTGGGAAGAAATGTTACATGCTTGCTGCCAGATCTCTCTACATTTCTAGCGGTGACGATGAACATTACTGCCACTGGGTCACCCTCCCTGAGTCTAG GTTTGGAGAAGTTGCCATGCTTAAAGTTGCGTCCAGGTCTGTTATTTGTGGGAAGATAAATACTGTTGATTTGTCCCCAAACACTCAATATGCATCTTTTCTTGTTTTTAAGTTGATCAATGCTCATGGATTTCATTGCAAACCTATGTTGTTATGGATTAACATTTCTGGAGGCCCTATCTGTTCTAAGGCGGTTTGTTTGGACTTGAGGTCAAAAGGTAGGGACAATATATTCAAATTTCGAAATGTGAGAAGTGATGGCTTGTTGGAGATTGAGATAGGGGAGTTCTTCAATTCAGGCCTAGAAGATGGTGAAGTAGAGATGCGTGTTATGATGATAAAGGGGAATGGTAGTTTCTATCTTGAAGGAATAGAAGTTAGGCCTAAAATTCTCATCACATGA
- the LOC130718561 gene encoding V-type proton ATPase subunit c''2 produces MSGAATMATRSYVWSTALVKISPYTFSAIGIAVAIGVSVLGAAWGIYITGSSLIGAAIKAPRITSKNLISVIFCEAVAIYGVIVAIILQTKLESVPKSQIYDPESLRAGYAIFASGIIVGFANLVCGLCVGIIGSSCALSDAQNSSLFVKILVIEIFGSALGLFGVIVGIIMSAQATWPSKF; encoded by the exons atgtctGGTGCTGCAACAATGGCGACGCGCTCGTACGTATGGAGCACCGCACTCGTCAAGATCTCCCCATACACCTTCTCCGCCATCGGAATCGCCGTCGCTATCGGCGTCTCCGTCCTCGGCGCTGCCTG GGGAATTTACATCACTGGTAGTAGCTTGATCGGTGCTGCAATCAAAGCTCCACGAATCACTTCCAAAAATCTCATTAG TGTAATCTTCTGTGAAGCTGTTGCTATATATGGTGTTATCGTGGCTATTATTCTACAAACAAAATTAGAAAGCGTTCCAAAATCACAAATCTATGATCCGGAGTCTCTTAGAGCTGGATATGCCATCTTTGCCTCTGGAATTATAGTGGGCTTCGCAAATCTTGTTTGTGG GTTGTGCGTAGGAATAATTGGAAGCAGCTGTGCATTATCTGATGCTCAGAACTCATCTCTCTTTGTGAAGATTCTTGTGATTGAGATCTTTGGTAGTGCGCTTGGTCTATTTGGAGTTATTGTTGGAATTATTATGTCAGCTCAAGCAACATGGCCCTCAAAATTTTAG